One Glutamicibacter mishrai genomic window carries:
- a CDS encoding YqaJ viral recombinase family protein, which translates to MITVPGVEHECFQRVLADSSNRIEWLRARAQGITATDVAKLSTEKSIKNAAWDKLYGNGFSGNPYTDHGRKREPVIAAWVQENFNIFPSSQLFHAQHSRLHLATPDGLGFDASGAPVLAEIKTTNKPFKKIPKNYLRQILWQQHVIGAERTLFVWEEHQDFVPVRAVPEYLWVERDDDLIQDLIDKAEALITALREATARQERYNDYGPAALRL; encoded by the coding sequence GTGATAACTGTGCCAGGTGTTGAACATGAGTGTTTCCAGCGTGTCTTAGCTGACTCATCCAATCGCATCGAATGGCTCAGGGCACGAGCGCAGGGCATCACTGCCACCGACGTCGCCAAGCTCTCCACCGAGAAGTCCATCAAGAACGCCGCCTGGGACAAGCTCTACGGCAATGGATTCTCCGGCAATCCCTACACCGACCACGGCCGCAAACGCGAACCGGTCATCGCTGCATGGGTCCAGGAAAACTTCAATATCTTCCCTTCCTCCCAGCTCTTCCACGCGCAGCATTCCAGGCTTCACCTGGCTACCCCGGACGGCCTGGGCTTTGACGCATCAGGGGCACCGGTCTTGGCGGAAATAAAAACCACCAACAAGCCCTTCAAGAAGATTCCCAAGAATTACCTGCGACAGATCCTCTGGCAGCAACATGTCATTGGCGCTGAACGCACGTTGTTCGTTTGGGAAGAACACCAGGATTTTGTACCGGTCCGCGCCGTCCCCGAATACCTGTGGGTAGAGCGGGATGATGATTTGATCCAGGACCTGATCGACAAGGCTGAAGCCTTGATCACCGCCCTGCGCGAGGCGACCGCCAGGCAAGAGCGCTATAACGATTATGGCCCAGCCGCCTTGCGCCTCTAA